Proteins from one Syngnathus scovelli strain Florida chromosome 9, RoL_Ssco_1.2, whole genome shotgun sequence genomic window:
- the nes gene encoding nestin, whose product MALHNSRHMAQEKHQMLDLNRRLQSYLGRVKLLEEENMQLAQEIHALRHGHRGASVREKSLKEDLHRTREELDEVWRERVFAQMQVCKLSEEFQMVERHWQKEARAQAEVNAKMEVSRKELEEEHEAQRWLRERISELEEEKEHLVRNHEADVARLETALIHRAPQRSTPTLDLLQLEEELIQQASKAWQETEQAYQAQLDQLEENLRETAAHLSQTERHKNEYQAQLMALERERISEGDVRRQLEETAEQQSEEHRRHINTLQEHLEGLEKEKQHVGQQLHHLVQENRGLLQQKMSLGLEVVTYRALLDSESLRRDDIGRLKESRNITLKDVPLRSLRGNYQQPSRCNTLASVWRPSVTSTTPLRSNLENVCQVHKKEETTTKVARQQSPYPKILHDGAVEKFRAQEVDEKVTYAEPLSSPGEEEHPDEGGEEEYGGKLHSVAPPLDKEISQQQHVLEMTEETFSSSAIAPVEACLVVDEQEITSRSGTEAILEPTLESRTSTSQCDLNPEDMAEISQEISYSTLGTSVAEGVDLLYPDGEEMDTWDSVVEKKIRVESSEPKLEAESQYAEPEEDILTRRSELSREETKKQEEIWSRREERSPDINEEDEDSQNVSVSWRTELESDSYAQENTLADTRPLIRYTSDDTDANTQASHVDESESSDGDAAGRAWNESKTKNFGTMEDLCEEVEEEVVEYDLGYSQEASGLEKVSEEHLDEEIPADVDDVELETDRLVEQELENLSTESYVSHFAQEVASENQTVLLEDEEEGWQEVVEVQDGMTTKELNVITESDVHVETKMDLSDSVQMEEEKVQDGLMTLEEKNIPESEVQVECIQVLKDSVEPQLDTLDDNAKEKVEEGELQYQKMTMEEEVIMKSEGQDLHDLSQTHLDDLEKVQDEPLTMEDLEAEEGNLTSYMVPDVQDQPISRDLILPQLDTKDNEEEMEEKEVQDGMLKQEEAEKVYSLSCIESDVQVKSNLDLGPSQSESLSDGEKDQVEIMTMEQEETEKDENQTSNMDPDVQGEGNLDLEDFLPPQLDSPDYSVEEVPDEILKEEEAQKLYLLSCTESELQVEQPQLDSPDDNEKVQDEILTMEQEEANKVNMPSCMDPDLQDEDDLDLNDFIQPQLDYPDDYLEEVQDVTLNQEEAVKVNLPVCMDPDLQDENNLLFGIPVQPQMDSTDNKEMKEGVRDASEAPEEREDEVMHDDETFSEFLSGPNLGEEDKEECLESQNQKGLLQQSTSMVEEAAGHLADEWNVLEKISEDVDIRHQKDEEKSIMSHHQEGAPTFDEKPVEMSPETAPEESVILKDSLSEFHKTNGKDKKDFWASSVEDAAAYGSDDISTGMDFAGELDWGKAVNGSSKKAEPVTGVSVHSEDSEVEGGSWSSGDE is encoded by the exons ATGGCGTTGCACAACTCCCGTCACATGGCCCAGGAGAAGCACCAGATGCTGGACCTCAACCGCCGCCTGCAGAGCTACCTGGGCCGGGTCAAGCTCCTGGAGGAGGAGAACATGCAGCTGGCCCAAGAGATCCACGCTCTACGGCACGGCCACCGGGGCGCCTCCGTGAGGGAGAAGAGCTTGAAGGAAGATCTCCATCGGACCAGAGAGGAGTTGGATGAAGTCTGGAGGGAGCGGGTCTTTGCTCAGATGCAGGTCTGCAAATTGAGTGAGGAGTTCCAGATGGTAGAGCGGCACTGGCAGAAGGAGGCTCGGGCCCAAGCGGAGGTCAACGCGAAGATGGAGGTGAGCAGGAAGGAGCTGGAAGAGGAGCATGAGGCTCAGAGGTGGCTCAGAGAGAGAATTAgcgagctggaggaggagaaggagcacCTGGTACGGAACCACGAGGCCGACGTGGCCCGCTTGGAGACCGCCCTGATCCATAGAGCACCGCAACGCAGCACCCCAACCTTAGACCTCCTccagctggaggaggagctCATCCAGCAGGCCTCCAAGGCATGGCAGGAGACCGAGCAAGCTTACCAGGCACAGCTAGACCAACTTGAGGAGAACCTGAGGGAGACCGCAGCCCATCTGAGCCAAACGGAGCGCCACAAGAATGAGTACCAGGCTCAGCTGATGGCCTTGGAGAGAGAGAGGATCTCTGAAGGCGATGTTAGGAGGCAGCTGGAGGAGACGGCAGAACAGCAGAGTGAAGAACACAGAcggcacataaacacacttcag GAGCACTTGGAAGGTCTGGAGAAGGAAAAGCAGCATGTGGGCCAGCAGCTTCATCATCTGGTGCAGGAGAACCGAGGCTTGCTCCAGCAGAAGATGTCGCTGGGCCTGGAGGTGGTCACCtacag AGCTCTACTGGACAGTGAGAGCCTCCGGCGAGATGATATCGGACGTCTTAAAGAGTCCAGAAACATTACACTGaaag ATGTGCCTTTGAGATCTTTACGAGGGAATTACCAACAACCCTCTCGCTGCAACACCCTCGCGTCTGTCTGGAGACCATCCGTGACTTCAACGACCCCTTTGAGGAGCAACCTTGAAAATGTCTGTCaggttcacaagaaagaagaaacGACAACGAAAGTGGCCAGACAACAAAGTCCTTATCCTAAAATATTGCATGATGGAGCTGTGGAGAAGTTTCGAGCGCAGGAAGTAGATGAGAAAGTAACATATGCTGAGCCTTTATCTTCTCCTGGTGAGGAGGAACATCCAGATGAAGGTGGAGAAGAAGAATATGGTGGGAAACTCCACTCGGTAGCTCCACCACTCGATAAGGAGATCAGCCAGCAACAACATGTTCTGGAGATGACAGAGGAGACCTTCAGTTCTTCCGCAATAGCTCCGGTTGAGGCGTGCTTGGTGGTGGATGAGCAGGAGATAACATCAAGATCTGGAACGGAGGCAATACTCGAACCCACCCTGGAATCCAGGACCAGCACTTCCCAATGTGACCTCAACCCCGAGGACATGGCTGAGATCAGCCAGGAAATAAGTTACTCCACCTTGGGAACATCTGTGGCAGAAGGAGTGGACTTGTTGTACCCAGATGGAGAAGAGATGGACACATGGGACAGCGTAGTAGAAAAGAAGATCCGTGTCGAGTCAAGTGAACCCAAATTAGAAGCGGAAAGTCAGTACGCAGAACCAGAGGAGGACATCTTAACGAGAAGGTCTGAGCTAAGTCGAGAAGAAACGAAGAAGCAAGAAGAGATTTGGAGTCGACGTGAAGAACGTTCACCAGACATCAACGAAGAGGACGAAGACTCCCAGAATGTCTCGGTGTCCTGGCGAACGGAGCTGGAGAGCGACAGCTATGCTCAAGAAAACACGCTAGCTGACACGCGTCCGCTCATCCGCTACACCAGCGACGACACCGACGCTAATACGCAAGCATCTCACGTGGACGAGAGTGAGTCCAGTGATGGAGATGCGGCTGGACGTGCCTGGAATGAAAGCAAGACCAAGAACTTTGGAACCATGGAGGATCTTTGTGAGGAAGTCGAGGAAGAGGTGGTAGAATATGACCTGGGATATTCTCAGGAAGCTTCTGGACTGGAAAAAGTCAGTGAAGAGCATTTGGATGAAGAAATACCTGCGGATGTTGATGATGTGGAGCTTGAGACAGACCGACTCGTGGAGCAGGAATTGGAGAACCTTTCCACGGAGAGCTATGTTTCTCACTTTGCTCAAGAGGTGGCCAGTGAGAACCAAACAGTCCTTcttgaggatgaggaggagggatGGCAGGAGGTGGTAGAGGTCCAGGATGGAATGACCACAAAGGAACTGAATGTGATCACAGAATCTGATGTCCATGTGGAAACCAAAATGGACCTTAGTGATTCTGTGCAGATGGAAGAGGAGAAGGTCCAGGATGGATTGATGaccttggaagaaaaaaacatcccAGAATCTGAAGTCCAAGTAGAATGCATCCAAGTCCTTAAGGATTCCGTGGAGCCTCAGTTGGACACTCTGGATGATAATGCCAAGGAGAAGGTGGAAGAGGGGGAGCTCCAATATCAAAAAATGACCATGGAAGAAGAAGTTATCATGAAATCTGAAGGCCAAGACCTCCATGATTTATCCCAGACTCATTTGGATGACTTAGAGAAGGTCCAAGATGAACCATTGACCATGGAGGATTTAGAAGCTGAAGAAGGAAACTTGACGTCCTACATGGTTCCTGACGTCCAAGACCAACCAATCTCCAGAGACTTGATTCTGCCTCAGTTGGACACTAAGGATAATGAGGAGGAGATGGAAGAGAAAGAGGTCCAAGATGGAATGCTGAAGCAAGAAGAAGCAGAGAAAGTTTACTCGCTATCCTGCATAGAATCCGATGTCCAAGTGAAAAGCAATCTGGACTTAGGACCTTCTCAATCAGAATCTCTGAGTGATGGAGAGAAGGACCAAGTTGAAATAATGACTATGGAACAAGAAGAGACTGAAAAGGATGAAAATCAGACATCCAACATGGATCCCGATGTCCAAGGAGAAGGCAATCTAGACCTCGAGGATTTTCTCCCACCTCAGTTGGACTCACCGGATTACTCTGTGGAGGAGGTCCCAGATGAAATAttgaaagaagaagaagcacagAAATTGTACCTGCTGTCCTGCACAGAATCTGAACTCCAAGTAGAGCAGCCTCAGTTGGACTCTCCAGATGATAACGAGAAAGTCCAGGATGAAATATTGACCATGGAACAagaagaggccaacaaggtgaaCATGCCATCCTGCATGGATCCTGATCTCCAAGATGAAGACGATCTGGACCTCAATGATTTTATCCAGCCTCAACTGGACTATCCGGATGACTACTTGGAGGAAGTCCAGGATGTAACGTTGAACCAAGAAGAAGCTGTCAAGGTAAATTTACCAGTCTGCATGGATCCTGATCTCCAAGATGAAAACAATCTTCTCTTCGGGATTCCAGTTCAGCCTCAGATGGATTCTACAGACAACAAAGAGATGAAAGAAGGGGTTCGAGATGCATCAGAAGCTCCAGAGGAAAGGGAGGATGAGGTGATGCATGATGATGAAACCTTTAGTGAGTTCCTCAGTGGACCCAATTTGGGAGAAGAAGATAAAGAAGAGTGTCTGGAATCTCAAAACCAAAAAGGTCTCCTCCAGCAATCTACTTCCATGGTCGAAGAGGCTGCAGGCCATCTGGCAGATGAATGGAACGTCCTGGAAAAGATTAGCGAAGATGTTGACATAAGACATCAAAAAGATGAAGAAAAATCTATTATGAGTCATCATCAAGAAGGTGCCCCAACATTTGACGAGAAACCTGTTGAGATGTCCCCAGAGACTGCACCTGAGGAATCCGTCATCTTGAAAGACTCCTTGTCGGAATTCCACAAAACCAACGGCAAAGACAAGAAGGACTTCTGGGCATCATCTGTGGAAGATGCCGCTGCTTACGGATCAGATGACATCTCCACCGGGATGGACTTTGCTGGCGAGCTGGACTGGGGGAAGGCGGTCAATGGAAGTTCAAAGAAGGCGGAGCCTGTGACGGGAGTGTCCGTACATTCTGAGGATTCAGAAGTTGAGGGAGGTTCCTGGTCATCCGGGGATGAATAA
- the capn7 gene encoding calpain-7 isoform X2, whose amino-acid sequence MDSIALEVDAIKFAKTAVTYDQNGKYDEAAFYYKEAAQALIYAGMAGSKLDGIQDKVNEYLDRVQTLHNALSAVDAQKSDPLKSRHQVDLERAHFLVTQAFEEDDKGNDDEAVELYTQAVELCIKTSNETSDQAMQTKLKQLAHQALDRAEGLKQSQSKSGPSQTQDRAGPSGVKPSSSGPVRQFFPLGPDFSLNDRPQPQPMRAVQSSEPQGQRYSSDEIEVLRSTSTINGIAYVPFMSVDLKERFAFPVPFSDKSGTLALSPKQKVIFSRWVRPDEICTNPTMIMSVSSFSIKQTVVSDCSFVASLAISAAYERRYNKKLITSIIYPQNRRGEPEYNPCGKYMVKLHINGVPRKVIIDDFLPVDRGGELLCSYSSNKNELWVSLIEKAYMKVMGGYDFPGSNSNIDLHALTGWIPERIAMHSDNQSFSKDDTFRMLFQRFHRGDVLITTATGVMTDDEGEQWGLVPTHAYAVLDIREYKNMRFLQLKNPWSHLRWKGRYSERDDKNWTPELLKYLNFDPKTAQKFDNGVFWIAWEDLCQYYDVIYLSWNPALFKESTCIHSSWDGKQGPVKDVYSLANNPQYKLEVQSPAGGAAVWVLLSRHITDKEDFAQNREFITLVVYKTDGKKVYYPAEPPPYIDGIRINSPHYLTKIRLTGAGSHTFTLVVSQYEKQNTINYTLRLIILLR is encoded by the exons ATGGACAGTATAGCGTTGGAAGTCGACGCGATCAAATTCGCCAAGACGGCCGTCACCTACGACCAAAATGGCAAATACGACGAAGCTGCGTTTTACTATAAG GAAGCCGCCCAGGCACTCATCTACGCCGGCATGGCGGGCTCCAAGCTGGACGGGATTCAAGACAAAGTCAACGAGTACCTGGATCGAGTGCAAACCCTCCATAATGCGT tgagcgcAGTGGATGCGCAGAAGAGCGACCCGCTCAAGTCTCGTCACCAGGTGGACCTGGAGCGCGCCCACTTCCTGGTCACCCAGGCTTTTGAGGAGGACGACAAGGGGAATGACGACGAAGCCGTGGAGCTCTACACTCAGGCCGTAGAGCTCTGCATCAAGACG TCCAACGAGACGTCTGACCAGGCTATGCAGACCAAGCTGAAGCAATTGGCCCATCAGGCTTTGGACAG GGCGGAAGGTCTCAAGCAATCACAGTCCAAGTCCGGTCCGTCGCAGACTCAGGACAGGGCGGGACCGTCGGGAGTGAAACCCAGCTCGTCGGGACCCGTCCGGCAGTTTTTCCCGCTGGGTCCTGACTTTAGCCTCAACGACCGCCCGCAACCTCAGCCCATGAGGGCGGTCCAGTCCAGTGAACCGCAAGGTCAGCGATACTCATCCGACGAGATCGAGGTCCTCAG GAGCACGTCGACAATCAACGGCATCGCCTACGTTCCCTTCATGAGCGTGGACCTCAAGGAGCGCTTCGCCTTTCCCGTGCCTTTCTC GGACAAATCAGGCACCCTGGCTCTGTCACCCAAGCAGAaagtcatcttctcccgctgggTCCGACCCGACGAGATCTGCACCAATCCCACCATGATTATGTCCGTGTCCAGCTTCAGCATCAAGCAG ACGGTGGTGTCCGACTGCTCCTTCGTGGCCTCGCTCGCCATCAGCGCTGCTTACGAGAGACGCTACAACAAGAAGCTCATCACCAG CATCATCTATCCTCAGAACCGACGAGGAGAACCCGAGTACAACCCGTGTGGGAAGTACATGGTCAAGCTGCACATCAACGGCGTTCCCCGGAAG GTGATCATCGACGACTTCCTGCCGGTGGATCGCGGCGGCGAGCTGCTGTGCTCGTACTCCAGCAACAAGAACGAGCTGTGGGTGTCGCTCATCGAGAAGGCCTACATGAAGGTGATGGGAGGCTACGACTTCCCCGGATCCAACTCG AATATCGATCTTCACGCGCTCACCGGCTGGATCCCTGAACGCATCGCCATGCACTCGGACAATCAGTCGTTCAGCAAGGATGACACTTTCCGCATGCTCTTCCAAAG ATTCCACAGGGGCGACGTCCTCATCACCACGGCAACGGGAGTGATGACAGATGACGAAGGAGAGCAATGGGGCTTGGTGCCAACTCACGCCTATGCAGTCCTCgacatcagggaatacaag AACATGCGCTTCCTCCAGCTGAAGAACCCGTGGAGCCACTTGCGATGGAAGGGCCGCTACAGCGAACGCGACGATAAGAACTGGACTCCCGAGCTTCTCAAATACCTCAACTTTGACCCCAAGACGGCGCAGAAGTTTGATAATG gtGTGTTTTGGATCGCCTGGGAGGACTTGTGTCAGTACTATGATGTCATCTACCTGAGCTGGAATCCCGCCCTCTTCAAAGAATCCACCTGCATCCACAG CAGTTGGGATGGAAAGCAAGGCCCGGTCAAGGACGTCTACAGTTTAGCCAACAACCCACAGTACAAGCTGGAGGTGCAGagtccagcagggggcgctgCTGTGTGGGTGCTGCTTTCCAGACACATCACTGACAAG GAGGACTTTGCGCAGAACCGAGAGTTCATTACTCTTGTTGTTTACAAGACGGACGGCAAGAAGGTTTACTATCCAG CCGAGCCGCCTCCCTACATCGACGGAATTCGAATCAACAGCCCGCACTACCTGACTAAGATCCGACTGACCGGCGCCGGCTCGCACACCTTCACCTTGGTGGTGTCGCAGTACGAGAAGcagaacaccatcaactacacgcTCAGG CTTATTATACTGCTGCGCTAA
- the capn7 gene encoding calpain-7 isoform X1 yields the protein MDSIALEVDAIKFAKTAVTYDQNGKYDEAAFYYKEAAQALIYAGMAGSKLDGIQDKVNEYLDRVQTLHNALSAVDAQKSDPLKSRHQVDLERAHFLVTQAFEEDDKGNDDEAVELYTQAVELCIKTSNETSDQAMQTKLKQLAHQALDRAEGLKQSQSKSGPSQTQDRAGPSGVKPSSSGPVRQFFPLGPDFSLNDRPQPQPMRAVQSSEPQGQRYSSDEIEVLRSTSTINGIAYVPFMSVDLKERFAFPVPFSDKSGTLALSPKQKVIFSRWVRPDEICTNPTMIMSVSSFSIKQTVVSDCSFVASLAISAAYERRYNKKLITSIIYPQNRRGEPEYNPCGKYMVKLHINGVPRKVIIDDFLPVDRGGELLCSYSSNKNELWVSLIEKAYMKVMGGYDFPGSNSNIDLHALTGWIPERIAMHSDNQSFSKDDTFRMLFQRFHRGDVLITTATGVMTDDEGEQWGLVPTHAYAVLDIREYKNMRFLQLKNPWSHLRWKGRYSERDDKNWTPELLKYLNFDPKTAQKFDNGVFWIAWEDLCQYYDVIYLSWNPALFKESTCIHSSWDGKQGPVKDVYSLANNPQYKLEVQSPAGGAAVWVLLSRHITDKEDFAQNREFITLVVYKTDGKKVYYPAEPPPYIDGIRINSPHYLTKIRLTGAGSHTFTLVVSQYEKQNTINYTLRVYSGCKFNFSKILNPFTHTKRINGQWKGASAGGCGNYKDSYKNNPVYQLQLDRAGPLLIELRGSRQYSVGFEMVTVSTTSDASSTSTNKRSSGDYRCGFCYMDCEQVPAGVYNVVPTTFLPKQEGPFFLDFASTAPLKVAQLQ from the exons ATGGACAGTATAGCGTTGGAAGTCGACGCGATCAAATTCGCCAAGACGGCCGTCACCTACGACCAAAATGGCAAATACGACGAAGCTGCGTTTTACTATAAG GAAGCCGCCCAGGCACTCATCTACGCCGGCATGGCGGGCTCCAAGCTGGACGGGATTCAAGACAAAGTCAACGAGTACCTGGATCGAGTGCAAACCCTCCATAATGCGT tgagcgcAGTGGATGCGCAGAAGAGCGACCCGCTCAAGTCTCGTCACCAGGTGGACCTGGAGCGCGCCCACTTCCTGGTCACCCAGGCTTTTGAGGAGGACGACAAGGGGAATGACGACGAAGCCGTGGAGCTCTACACTCAGGCCGTAGAGCTCTGCATCAAGACG TCCAACGAGACGTCTGACCAGGCTATGCAGACCAAGCTGAAGCAATTGGCCCATCAGGCTTTGGACAG GGCGGAAGGTCTCAAGCAATCACAGTCCAAGTCCGGTCCGTCGCAGACTCAGGACAGGGCGGGACCGTCGGGAGTGAAACCCAGCTCGTCGGGACCCGTCCGGCAGTTTTTCCCGCTGGGTCCTGACTTTAGCCTCAACGACCGCCCGCAACCTCAGCCCATGAGGGCGGTCCAGTCCAGTGAACCGCAAGGTCAGCGATACTCATCCGACGAGATCGAGGTCCTCAG GAGCACGTCGACAATCAACGGCATCGCCTACGTTCCCTTCATGAGCGTGGACCTCAAGGAGCGCTTCGCCTTTCCCGTGCCTTTCTC GGACAAATCAGGCACCCTGGCTCTGTCACCCAAGCAGAaagtcatcttctcccgctgggTCCGACCCGACGAGATCTGCACCAATCCCACCATGATTATGTCCGTGTCCAGCTTCAGCATCAAGCAG ACGGTGGTGTCCGACTGCTCCTTCGTGGCCTCGCTCGCCATCAGCGCTGCTTACGAGAGACGCTACAACAAGAAGCTCATCACCAG CATCATCTATCCTCAGAACCGACGAGGAGAACCCGAGTACAACCCGTGTGGGAAGTACATGGTCAAGCTGCACATCAACGGCGTTCCCCGGAAG GTGATCATCGACGACTTCCTGCCGGTGGATCGCGGCGGCGAGCTGCTGTGCTCGTACTCCAGCAACAAGAACGAGCTGTGGGTGTCGCTCATCGAGAAGGCCTACATGAAGGTGATGGGAGGCTACGACTTCCCCGGATCCAACTCG AATATCGATCTTCACGCGCTCACCGGCTGGATCCCTGAACGCATCGCCATGCACTCGGACAATCAGTCGTTCAGCAAGGATGACACTTTCCGCATGCTCTTCCAAAG ATTCCACAGGGGCGACGTCCTCATCACCACGGCAACGGGAGTGATGACAGATGACGAAGGAGAGCAATGGGGCTTGGTGCCAACTCACGCCTATGCAGTCCTCgacatcagggaatacaag AACATGCGCTTCCTCCAGCTGAAGAACCCGTGGAGCCACTTGCGATGGAAGGGCCGCTACAGCGAACGCGACGATAAGAACTGGACTCCCGAGCTTCTCAAATACCTCAACTTTGACCCCAAGACGGCGCAGAAGTTTGATAATG gtGTGTTTTGGATCGCCTGGGAGGACTTGTGTCAGTACTATGATGTCATCTACCTGAGCTGGAATCCCGCCCTCTTCAAAGAATCCACCTGCATCCACAG CAGTTGGGATGGAAAGCAAGGCCCGGTCAAGGACGTCTACAGTTTAGCCAACAACCCACAGTACAAGCTGGAGGTGCAGagtccagcagggggcgctgCTGTGTGGGTGCTGCTTTCCAGACACATCACTGACAAG GAGGACTTTGCGCAGAACCGAGAGTTCATTACTCTTGTTGTTTACAAGACGGACGGCAAGAAGGTTTACTATCCAG CCGAGCCGCCTCCCTACATCGACGGAATTCGAATCAACAGCCCGCACTACCTGACTAAGATCCGACTGACCGGCGCCGGCTCGCACACCTTCACCTTGGTGGTGTCGCAGTACGAGAAGcagaacaccatcaactacacgcTCAGG GTTTACTCTGGCTGCAAATTCAACTTCTCCAAGATCCTAAATCCCTTCACGCATACCAAACGG ATTAACGGCCAGTGGAAGGGCGCAAGTGCCGGCGGCTGCGGCAACTACAAGGACTCGTACAAGAACAATCCCGTCTACCAGCTGCAGCTGGATCGGGCCGGTCCGCTGCTCATAGAACTGCGAGGTTCCAG